A window of Deltaproteobacteria bacterium contains these coding sequences:
- a CDS encoding ABC transporter permease → MGAASSLLYAAQSAVQGLRENLVTTFLTAVTVGFALAIFAFFLVVFVNVNSMLEAWSDRTHIVVYLDDGAVKDVEALKKKVAALAGVVGVRYVSKVEALAALKEDLEGHEELLDGVGPDALPASLEVKLDAESIESGGLERVVSVISGFDWAADVQYGAEWAERFASIVRFVEGLALWLGVFLLAAAVFIISNTIRLTVYARREEIEIMRLIGASARFIRVPFLIEGIVQGLMGGAAAALMLLAARRLLSARIPAHFAFVLELPVGAAETAVLLAAAGVILGAAGSVFSLGRFLKV, encoded by the coding sequence ATGGGGGCCGCCTCCAGTCTCCTCTACGCGGCCCAGAGCGCCGTCCAGGGGTTGAGGGAGAACCTGGTCACCACCTTCCTGACGGCCGTGACCGTGGGCTTCGCCCTCGCCATCTTCGCCTTCTTCCTCGTCGTCTTCGTCAACGTCAACTCCATGCTCGAGGCGTGGAGCGACCGCACCCACATTGTGGTCTACCTCGACGACGGGGCCGTAAAGGACGTGGAGGCCCTGAAGAAGAAGGTGGCCGCCCTTGCGGGCGTTGTGGGCGTCCGTTACGTCTCGAAGGTCGAGGCCCTCGCCGCGCTCAAGGAGGATCTCGAGGGCCACGAGGAGCTTCTCGACGGCGTGGGGCCCGACGCCCTGCCGGCCTCCCTGGAGGTGAAGCTCGACGCGGAGAGCATCGAGAGCGGCGGGCTTGAGAGGGTGGTGTCGGTCATCAGCGGCTTCGACTGGGCCGCCGACGTGCAGTACGGAGCCGAGTGGGCCGAGCGTTTCGCCTCCATCGTCCGCTTCGTCGAGGGACTCGCCCTCTGGCTCGGCGTCTTCCTGCTCGCGGCGGCGGTCTTCATCATATCGAACACCATACGCCTCACCGTATACGCAAGGCGCGAGGAGATCGAGATCATGAGGCTCATCGGGGCCTCGGCCCGGTTCATAAGGGTGCCCTTTCTCATCGAGGGTATCGTACAGGGGCTCATGGGAGGCGCGGCGGCGGCGCTCATGCTGCTGGCCGCAAGGCGTCTGCTCTCGGCGCGCATACCCGCCCACTTCGCTTTCGTGCTGGAGCTGCCCGTAGGCGCCGCGGAGACCGCGGTGCTC